A genomic segment from Glycine soja cultivar W05 chromosome 20, ASM419377v2, whole genome shotgun sequence encodes:
- the LOC114402052 gene encoding protein MAINTENANCE OF MERISTEMS-like: protein MVRTRGLGRALGQVTGRGVGRGDRDDSDDASQRRRPTTSARRQRVAVTVAHDESVIPAPDVQDDPMEAPAAVEDIVVDIPTDTGAKAVEDEHEGFPGGLSDPSEHLELKLSSHGRKVHSLGRPVPTIEGLVAGTGLSPLITCSVDTGDRGLLSAFVEWWQRETSSFHLPVGELTITLDDVSSLLHLPVIGELHAFEPLHVDDAVQMLLDLLMVSPESARDETAKCRGPYVRLQWVRDIYERRCQAGHWTVAARTYLLHLLGCTLFANKSATNVHVVYLEAFRDLSMTERYAWGVATLVHMYDQLNDASMSHSRQLGGYITLLQCWIYEHFPSVADSIADQKYDKDSPLACRWIATKKTMKSIRTPAYRERLDRLRIPDGPVAVYYRPERVVRQFGYTQTIPTPPVDSWVLYDDIHDRWMHYENHIVPTGHALDPLPHGHAPQPRVVPQAPQTDIPHMPEPGASSTSAEEPRHAVEVCDDIAERLERL from the exons atggttaggactAGAGGATTAGGTCGTGCCTTAGGTCAGGTTACTGGCAGAGGTGTGGGCAGAGGAGATCgtgatgattctgatgatgcTTCGCAGCGTCGACGGCCTACTACATCCGCACGGAGGCAACGAGTCGCTGTGACTGTGGCGCACGATGAGTCAGTCATCCCTGCGCCAGATGTTCAGGATGACCCGATGGAGGCACCAGCTGCTGTAGAGGACATTGTGGTAGACATTCCTACGGACACAGGCGCAAAAGCTGTTGAGGATGAGCATGAGGGATTTCCGGGTGGTCTGAGTGACCCATCC gagcaTCTTGAATTGAAGCTATCCTCTCATGGGAGGAAGGTCCACAGTTTAGGCAGGCCTGTCCCTACCATTGAGGGACTTGTTGCTGGTACAGGACTAAGTCCTCTGATCACGTGTTCGGTAGACACCGGCGATCGGGGACTTTTGTCCGCGTTTGTGGAGTGGTGGCAACGGGAGACGTCTAGTTTCCATCTCCCGGTGGGAGAGCTCACCATCACGTTGGACGACGTCTCCTCGCTTCTCCATCTTCCCGTGATTGGCGAATTACACGCTTTTGAGCCCTTGCACGTGGACGATGCGGTTCAGATGTTGTTGGACTTATTGATGGTCTCTCCAGAGTCTGCTAGGGATGAGACAGCCAAGTGTCGTGGACCGTACGTACGCCTGCAATGGGTACGTGATATATATGAGCGTCGATGCCAGGCAGGTCATTGGACAGTTGCGGCTCGCACATATCTTCTTCACCTTTTGGGTTGCACtctgtttgctaacaagagtgcaaccaatGTCCATGTTGTCTACTTGGAGGCCTTTCGTGACCTCAGTATGACGGAGAGGTACGCTTGGGGAGTGGCTACTTTGGTGCATATGTACGACCAGCTGAACGATGCATCTATGAGCCACAGTCGACAGCTTGGCGGTTACATCACACTGCTGCAg TGCTGGATTTACGAGCACTTTCCGTCGGTCGCGGACTCCATTGCTGATCAGAAGTACGACAAGGATTCTCCGCTTGCGTGTAGGTGGATTGCGACCAAGAAGACCATGAAGAGCATTCGTACGCCGGCATACAGGGAACGCCTGGACCGACTCCGAATTCCGGAT GGGCCTGTTGCTGTTTATTACCGACCGGAGAGGGTCGTGCGGCAGTTTGGCTACACGCAGACCATTCCTACTCCTCCTGTCGATTCATGGGTCTTGTATGATGATATACACGACAGGTGGATGCACTACGAGAATCATATCGTTCCAACAG GCCACGCATTAGATCCTCTGCCTCATGGTCACGCCCCACAGCCCCGAGTCGTCCCTCAGGCCCCGCAGACGGATATCCCTCACATGCCGGAGCCAGGAGCATCGTCGACATCTGCGGAGGAGcctagacatgcagtg GAAGTTTGTGATGACATTGCTGAGAGGTTGGAGCGCCTCTGA